In Streptomyces sp. NBC_01426, one genomic interval encodes:
- a CDS encoding SagB family peptide dehydrogenase: MGFAHDYADAIMHRGRVPMEPVDFVPDWADRPRDAKFYPGAETLPLPEPEPGPGEGVFTLPLLSGMLRDSYGLTGRRLGVQANTDLAALPHYTHANWSRGTASGGGLYPVGVYWVAGGGGPLTPGVYHYAPHQHGLRRLLTGEVGAEVGAALGGDLSGSGQYLVLSVKYWQNAFKYNNFSFHAVSMDVGTVLQTWRLWARERGLRIAPALWFDEERLARLLGVVPHEEGIFAVVPLEWAGAATALPAPSAARPAGTASGASEPPAPAPAVRHRDAERSRTVLTFETAGRIHAATLGHAGDRPAPGALDAAAARPPVGGVPVPLPPAAPPVRDVTAALRARRSSFGRFDATRAVAADRLAAVLADCAAAAVGSEAEGPDGPRLTALYVFVNHVEGVEPGAYAYDPDGHVLRLVVPGPPGPFLQRNYFLSNYNLEQAGAVLVPTVRTAAVLDAVGDRGYRLVGAAVGAVAQTFYTSAAAHDLGAGVALGFDNISYAEELGLTGTDEAALLIMLLGHERPRPADFRHEIA, translated from the coding sequence GTGGGCTTCGCCCATGACTATGCCGACGCCATCATGCACCGGGGCCGGGTGCCGATGGAGCCCGTCGACTTCGTGCCCGACTGGGCGGACCGCCCGCGCGACGCGAAGTTCTACCCGGGTGCCGAGACCCTGCCGCTGCCCGAGCCGGAACCCGGCCCCGGGGAGGGCGTGTTCACCCTGCCGCTGCTGTCCGGGATGCTGCGGGACTCCTACGGTCTGACCGGCCGCCGGCTGGGCGTGCAGGCCAACACCGACCTGGCGGCGCTTCCGCACTACACGCACGCCAACTGGTCGCGGGGCACCGCGTCCGGGGGTGGCCTGTACCCGGTCGGCGTGTACTGGGTGGCGGGCGGGGGCGGCCCGCTCACGCCCGGCGTGTATCACTACGCGCCGCACCAGCACGGGCTGCGGCGGCTGTTGACCGGCGAGGTGGGCGCGGAGGTCGGCGCGGCGCTGGGAGGGGATCTCTCGGGCTCCGGCCAGTACCTGGTCCTGAGCGTCAAGTACTGGCAGAACGCCTTCAAGTACAACAACTTCTCCTTCCACGCCGTGAGCATGGACGTGGGCACCGTGCTCCAGACCTGGCGGCTGTGGGCCCGGGAGCGCGGTCTGCGGATCGCGCCGGCCCTCTGGTTCGACGAGGAGCGGCTGGCCCGGCTGCTCGGTGTGGTCCCGCACGAGGAGGGGATCTTCGCGGTCGTGCCGCTGGAGTGGGCGGGCGCCGCGACGGCGCTGCCGGCGCCCTCGGCCGCCCGGCCGGCGGGTACCGCCTCCGGGGCGAGCGAACCCCCCGCCCCGGCTCCCGCCGTCCGTCACCGGGACGCCGAGCGTTCGCGTACCGTCCTGACCTTCGAGACCGCCGGCCGGATCCACGCCGCCACCCTCGGACACGCCGGGGACCGGCCCGCGCCCGGGGCGCTCGACGCCGCCGCCGCGCGGCCGCCGGTCGGCGGCGTCCCGGTGCCGCTGCCGCCGGCGGCGCCCCCCGTCAGGGATGTCACCGCGGCGTTGCGGGCACGGCGCAGCAGCTTCGGTCGGTTCGACGCGACCCGGGCGGTGGCCGCCGATCGGTTGGCCGCCGTGCTGGCCGACTGCGCCGCGGCCGCGGTGGGCAGCGAGGCGGAGGGGCCGGACGGGCCGCGGCTCACCGCGCTGTACGTCTTCGTCAATCACGTGGAGGGCGTCGAGCCGGGCGCGTACGCCTACGATCCGGACGGGCACGTCCTGCGGCTGGTGGTTCCCGGTCCCCCCGGGCCGTTCCTCCAGCGCAACTACTTCCTCTCCAACTACAACCTGGAGCAGGCGGGCGCCGTCCTGGTGCCGACCGTACGGACCGCCGCGGTGCTCGACGCGGTGGGAGACCGCGGGTACCGGCTCGTCGGCGCGGCAGTCGGCGCGGTCGCCCAGACCTTCTACACCAGCGCCGCCGCGCACGACCTGGGGGCGGGGGTGGCCCTCGGCTTCGACAACATCTCGTACGCCGAGGAGTTGGGGCTGACGGGGACCGACGAGGCCGCTCTGCTGATCATGCTGCTCGGCCACGAGCGGCCCCGGCCCGCCGACTTCCGTCATGAGATCGCCTGA
- a CDS encoding TOMM precursor leader peptide-binding protein has protein sequence MTRSALVDGLGAEAAGRFADLLRRSLDALGAPPVRLSTLGVRDAFAGPGGSSPGVDAAPENGVDASPEAVPVWLYGHQAVVGPVARPAGGAGCRHCLERRWQGVRSVALRDALELGGGTRPAGEWPYAHAFAADVLAALVAGVASGAGPVSGPFPEVRVLDLRTGTVRRHPLVPDPECPVCAVPVVDAARSPAPAPAVKYRPGVFRTRRVEEYGIDVGAFANPLCGALGPSLVQDVSSTSTSATIGCFSMRSGEYLRETFWGGHTESFERSALVGVLEGLERYAGMRARSRVTSVRGSLTEFAGRAVDPREVGLYGADFHRDNPRVRPFDPDREIPWVWGWSLRDREPRLVPEILTYYHAPGLENRFVQESSNGCASGGSLAEACYFGLMEVVERDAFLLAWYGRRRLPEIDPATSTRASTRAMVDRLALYGYRARFFDTRVDFPIPVVTAVAERFDGGLGRMCFGAGAGLDPESALDSALCEIATDAVNLAGRTERDEARLRAMAADFDLVTALHDHPLVYGVPEMGRHADFLLRGPRDRPPAPVSDLSWPDASGEGVSTDVREDLDRCVGAVTGAGFDVVVVDQTLPEQRALGLHTVSVLVPGLLPIDFGWSRQRALGMPRLREFTRPTGSRDGAPGDFNPAPHPFP, from the coding sequence ATGACGCGTAGCGCGCTCGTGGACGGGCTCGGGGCCGAGGCGGCCGGGCGGTTCGCCGACCTGCTGCGACGGTCGCTGGACGCCCTCGGCGCGCCGCCCGTGCGGTTGTCGACGCTCGGTGTGCGGGACGCGTTCGCCGGTCCCGGCGGGTCCTCGCCCGGGGTGGACGCCGCCCCGGAGAACGGGGTGGACGCCTCCCCGGAGGCCGTGCCCGTCTGGCTGTACGGCCATCAGGCCGTCGTCGGTCCGGTCGCACGACCGGCGGGCGGGGCGGGCTGCCGGCACTGTCTGGAGCGCCGGTGGCAGGGCGTCCGTTCCGTGGCGCTGCGGGACGCGCTGGAGTTGGGCGGCGGCACCCGGCCGGCGGGTGAGTGGCCGTACGCGCACGCCTTCGCCGCCGATGTCCTCGCGGCGCTGGTCGCGGGGGTCGCATCCGGCGCGGGCCCGGTGTCCGGGCCGTTCCCCGAGGTGCGGGTGCTGGACCTGCGGACCGGCACGGTCCGACGCCATCCGCTGGTGCCCGACCCGGAGTGTCCGGTGTGCGCCGTTCCCGTCGTGGACGCGGCCCGGTCGCCGGCACCCGCGCCGGCGGTGAAGTACCGGCCGGGAGTGTTCCGTACCCGGCGCGTGGAGGAGTACGGCATCGACGTGGGGGCCTTCGCGAACCCGCTGTGCGGGGCGTTGGGGCCCTCCCTGGTCCAGGACGTCTCCTCCACCTCCACCTCCGCGACGATCGGCTGCTTCTCCATGCGGTCGGGCGAGTACCTGCGCGAGACGTTCTGGGGTGGCCACACGGAGTCGTTCGAACGCAGCGCGCTGGTCGGGGTGTTGGAGGGGCTGGAGCGGTACGCGGGGATGCGCGCGCGGTCCCGTGTGACGAGCGTGCGCGGCTCCCTCACCGAGTTCGCGGGACGGGCCGTCGATCCGCGCGAGGTCGGCCTGTACGGCGCGGACTTCCACCGGGACAACCCGCGGGTGCGCCCCTTCGACCCCGATCGGGAGATTCCGTGGGTGTGGGGCTGGTCGCTGCGCGATCGGGAACCCCGACTGGTGCCGGAGATCCTGACCTATTACCACGCGCCGGGTCTGGAGAACCGGTTCGTACAGGAGAGCTCCAACGGGTGCGCCTCCGGCGGGAGTCTGGCCGAGGCCTGCTACTTCGGGCTGATGGAGGTCGTCGAGCGGGACGCGTTCCTGCTCGCCTGGTACGGGCGGCGCCGGCTGCCCGAGATCGACCCGGCGACCAGCACCCGGGCCTCGACGCGGGCCATGGTCGACCGGCTCGCCCTGTACGGGTACCGGGCGCGGTTCTTCGACACCCGGGTCGACTTCCCGATCCCGGTGGTGACCGCCGTCGCGGAACGCTTCGACGGGGGGCTCGGCCGGATGTGCTTCGGGGCGGGGGCCGGTCTGGACCCGGAGTCGGCCCTGGACTCCGCGCTGTGCGAGATCGCGACCGACGCCGTGAACCTGGCCGGCCGGACGGAGCGGGACGAGGCCCGGTTGCGGGCCATGGCCGCCGACTTCGACCTGGTGACGGCGCTGCACGACCACCCGCTGGTGTACGGGGTGCCGGAGATGGGCCGACACGCCGATTTCCTGTTGCGCGGGCCGCGGGACCGGCCGCCGGCCCCGGTGTCGGACCTGTCCTGGCCGGACGCCTCGGGCGAGGGCGTGTCGACGGACGTCCGCGAGGACCTGGACCGGTGTGTCGGGGCCGTGACCGGCGCCGGGTTCGATGTCGTGGTGGTCGACCAGACCCTGCCCGAACAGCGGGCGCTCGGCCTGCACACGGTGAGCGTGCTGGTGCCGGGACTGCTGCCGATCGACTTCGGATGGTCGCGGCAGCGGGCGCTCGGGATGCCCCGGCTGCGGGAGTTCACGCGGCCGACCGGATCCCGTGATGGGGCGCCCGGAGACTTCAACCCGGCGCCACATCCCTTTCCTTGA
- a CDS encoding lantibiotic dehydratase → MNTTDWHAGDRFMLRVAGLPLSSVDGLRGADTLRWAADVLSAEDVVRAEAELLGDLLHRAVGATDPAPGGPGAALRRELLRLRRLVHNGRAPADPDAAVRVVAGLDGDVGHRLAGWLERRGALEKLRGDGEALLAADLRRGRDALRRLLADERVRHGLLLASPVLEAQLDAYAAATSDGREPGGRLRKVERSALSYVYRTACKTSPFSTFTAVATGRFRADGGTEGIRAEDRWSSRVRLNVVVLARLAELILADPVRRLDLPLRPASGWGREDERIRYVRRSVTPGDDTAAVTFDAVRDRLFFLRRSGTLDRLLALFADRPELRRRELADWLAAEHGAAPAECEAYVSALIEVGMVRVPCLDTEVHDGDPLAAFRRSLAALERPWADDLAAALDGPARVLERYPLAGPAERAALLRTLRADLGSVARELGAPPDTALPQTLLYEDVSAGRDLSCPAPDWTADGGALRSVERILPAFDLTLAQRITFEGFFTARYGAGGRCEDLLGLVHDFHEDFFDQYLSFTARRTPFDAHGEYVPEENWLGLSGLRALDAARRAFVTRMRARWSAHGEDGGAGLRLTEEDVAAVAAELDGVATGFAPRCHHLQFARDPATGERMTVLNRSYGGLSFPFSRFTHVYEEEPGGRPDLAGELRATASRVTPGGAVFAEVTGGPVTTNLNLHEPLTDYEIVCPGESGTLPEDRRLDLGDLYAEHDPGTGRVALRSRRLGREVIPVYLGYLVPLALPAIPRTLLLLSPSSMSPLDVWAGVPEGPARDGVTSRPRVVHGDLVLSRRSWSTTAGALPVSGAREAAHFVEWQRWRRTHGLPERVFATVSAGSSALGAKPQYVDFASLLSLSVFESLLRDPGHRVVFREMLPDPDGLHTYTSAGAHVAELAVETFTVPTPSNLPGPPDLPDPSQSPLSPDRRPEGGSRCQS, encoded by the coding sequence ATGAACACCACCGATTGGCACGCGGGCGACCGCTTCATGCTGCGCGTGGCCGGGCTGCCCCTGAGCTCGGTCGACGGGCTGCGCGGCGCGGACACCCTGCGCTGGGCCGCCGATGTGCTGAGCGCCGAGGACGTGGTCCGCGCGGAGGCGGAGCTCCTCGGTGACCTGCTGCACCGGGCGGTCGGCGCGACCGACCCCGCGCCCGGCGGGCCGGGCGCGGCCCTGCGCCGGGAACTGCTGCGGTTGCGGCGCCTGGTCCACAACGGGCGGGCGCCCGCCGATCCGGACGCGGCCGTGCGGGTGGTGGCCGGGCTGGACGGGGACGTCGGGCACCGGCTGGCCGGCTGGCTGGAGCGGCGCGGGGCGCTGGAGAAGCTGCGGGGCGACGGGGAGGCGCTGCTCGCCGCGGATCTGCGGCGCGGTCGTGACGCGCTGCGTCGGCTGCTCGCCGACGAGCGGGTGCGGCACGGGCTGTTGTTGGCCTCGCCGGTGTTGGAGGCGCAGCTCGACGCGTACGCGGCGGCGACCTCGGACGGCCGCGAGCCGGGCGGTCGCCTGCGCAAGGTGGAGCGGTCGGCGCTGTCGTACGTGTACCGCACCGCCTGCAAGACCAGCCCGTTCAGCACCTTCACCGCGGTGGCGACCGGTCGGTTCCGGGCCGACGGGGGCACCGAGGGCATCCGTGCCGAGGACCGGTGGAGCAGTCGTGTACGGCTGAACGTGGTGGTACTCGCCCGGCTCGCCGAGCTGATCCTCGCCGACCCGGTGCGCCGCCTGGACCTGCCGCTGCGGCCGGCTTCCGGTTGGGGGCGCGAGGACGAGCGGATCCGGTACGTCCGCCGCTCGGTCACGCCGGGGGACGACACCGCGGCGGTCACCTTCGACGCCGTCCGGGACCGGTTGTTCTTCCTGCGGCGCAGCGGCACCCTGGACCGGCTGCTCGCCCTGTTCGCGGACCGGCCCGAGCTGCGCCGGCGCGAGCTCGCCGACTGGTTGGCGGCGGAGCACGGTGCGGCGCCGGCCGAGTGCGAGGCGTACGTGTCGGCCCTGATCGAGGTGGGCATGGTCCGTGTGCCGTGCCTGGACACCGAGGTCCACGACGGTGATCCGCTCGCCGCCTTCCGGCGGTCGCTGGCCGCCCTGGAGCGGCCGTGGGCCGACGACCTCGCCGCGGCCCTGGACGGGCCGGCGCGGGTGTTGGAGCGCTACCCGCTCGCCGGGCCGGCGGAGCGGGCCGCCCTGCTGCGGACCCTGCGCGCCGATCTGGGGTCCGTGGCACGGGAGTTGGGGGCCCCGCCGGACACGGCGCTGCCGCAGACCCTGTTGTACGAGGACGTGAGCGCGGGCCGTGACCTGTCGTGCCCGGCGCCCGACTGGACGGCGGACGGGGGCGCGCTGCGCTCCGTCGAGCGGATCCTGCCCGCCTTCGACCTCACGCTGGCGCAGCGGATCACCTTCGAGGGGTTCTTCACCGCCCGGTACGGTGCGGGCGGTCGTTGTGAGGACCTGTTGGGTCTGGTGCACGACTTCCACGAGGACTTCTTCGACCAGTACCTGTCGTTCACGGCCCGGCGCACCCCGTTCGACGCGCACGGGGAGTACGTGCCGGAGGAGAACTGGTTGGGCCTGTCGGGGCTCCGGGCGCTGGACGCGGCGCGGCGGGCGTTCGTGACGCGGATGCGGGCGCGCTGGTCGGCCCACGGGGAGGACGGCGGGGCCGGGCTGCGGCTCACCGAGGAGGACGTGGCGGCCGTCGCCGCCGAACTGGACGGCGTGGCGACCGGGTTCGCGCCGCGTTGCCACCATCTGCAGTTCGCCCGGGATCCCGCCACGGGCGAGCGGATGACCGTGCTGAACCGCTCGTACGGCGGTCTGTCGTTCCCCTTCAGCCGGTTCACGCACGTGTACGAGGAGGAGCCGGGCGGACGCCCGGACCTCGCCGGGGAGCTGCGCGCGACGGCCTCCCGGGTGACCCCCGGGGGCGCGGTGTTCGCGGAGGTGACCGGCGGGCCGGTGACGACCAACCTGAATCTGCACGAACCGCTGACCGACTACGAGATCGTCTGCCCGGGCGAGAGCGGGACCCTGCCCGAGGACCGCCGGCTGGACCTCGGCGACCTGTACGCCGAGCACGATCCGGGGACCGGGCGGGTGGCCCTGCGTTCGCGGCGGTTGGGGCGCGAGGTGATCCCCGTCTACCTGGGGTACCTGGTCCCCTTGGCCCTTCCCGCGATCCCGCGCACCCTGCTGCTGCTGTCCCCGTCGTCGATGTCGCCGCTGGACGTGTGGGCGGGGGTGCCGGAGGGTCCGGCGCGTGACGGGGTGACCTCACGGCCCCGGGTCGTTCACGGGGACCTGGTGCTCAGTCGGCGTTCGTGGAGCACGACGGCCGGTGCGCTGCCGGTGTCGGGAGCGCGGGAGGCCGCGCACTTCGTGGAGTGGCAGCGTTGGCGCCGGACGCACGGGCTGCCCGAGCGGGTGTTCGCGACCGTGTCGGCGGGGTCGTCGGCGCTCGGGGCGAAACCTCAGTACGTCGACTTCGCGTCGCTGCTCTCCCTGTCCGTCTTCGAGTCGCTGTTGCGGGATCCGGGGCACCGGGTCGTCTTCCGCGAGATGCTGCCCGACCCCGACGGGCTGCACACGTACACCTCGGCGGGCGCCCACGTGGCGGAACTGGCCGTGGAGACCTTCACCGTCCCGACCCCCTCGAACCTCCCGGGTCCACCGGATCTCCCGGATCCCTCGCAGTCGCCCCTCTCCCCCGACCGACGCCCGGAAGGCGGTTCCCGATGTCAGAGCTGA
- a CDS encoding NADPH-dependent F420 reductase: MPRASRRFGQARHPNSARTGELMKIGIIGAGNIGGNLTRRLTSLGHEVSVANSRGPETLSALAEETGATPVTVADAARGAEIVVVTVPLKNVPDLPAGLFDGAADGFAVIDTGNYYPKQRDGRIAAIEDEGLTESRWTQNHLGHPVIKAFNGTYADDILDKPLPAGAPGRIAVPVAGDDETAKKAVRDLIDELGFDTVDAGGIDESWRQQPDTPVYGLRAGVTAVTQALAEASPERPAEFRG, translated from the coding sequence ATGCCGCGCGCCTCCCGGCGGTTCGGACAAGCGCGACACCCGAACTCCGCACGCACTGGAGAGCTCATGAAGATCGGCATCATCGGCGCCGGCAACATCGGCGGCAACCTCACCCGTCGGCTCACCTCACTCGGCCACGAGGTCTCGGTGGCGAACTCCCGCGGCCCCGAAACCCTTTCGGCCCTCGCCGAGGAAACCGGAGCCACCCCCGTCACGGTCGCCGACGCCGCCCGCGGCGCCGAGATCGTCGTGGTCACCGTCCCGCTCAAGAACGTGCCGGACCTGCCGGCGGGGCTCTTCGACGGGGCGGCGGACGGCTTCGCCGTCATCGACACCGGCAACTACTACCCGAAGCAGCGGGACGGCCGCATCGCCGCCATCGAGGACGAGGGCCTGACCGAGAGCCGCTGGACCCAGAACCACCTGGGCCACCCGGTGATCAAGGCCTTCAACGGCACCTACGCCGACGACATCCTCGACAAGCCGCTGCCGGCCGGCGCCCCCGGCCGGATCGCCGTCCCGGTCGCCGGAGACGACGAGACGGCCAAGAAGGCCGTCCGGGACCTCATCGACGAGCTCGGCTTCGACACCGTCGACGCCGGCGGCATCGACGAGTCCTGGCGTCAGCAGCCCGACACCCCGGTCTACGGACTGCGCGCCGGCGTGACGGCCGT
- a CDS encoding TOMM precursor leader peptide-binding protein: MSQASYEAVATTRPRIRRDVLFTQTPEGVLFHNTDGGFRLNARTAYRFATLVVPHLTGEHTVAALCEGLGDDHRAMFGELVKTLYERDFARSATEPPTDAAPVLPPDVARRFAPQIAYADHYADDAEMRFLRFRDARVAVLGDDAIARWCALSLVRNGSALVGVLPGPDLGEIEREAAEATADGAPVEVRPLPDLGAEPGWAALDGFDTVVVTGGTAAAARLLPLLRAGIPEGRTLLPAWSYGTDAVVGPLMAHGTTGCWACAALRLGANGDTAGAAAELWSGLALPGAPAPVGPVPGGPLAAMIGNLLGYEVFRTASGALPAETSGRLLIQDVESLDVTAEPLPRHPRCPFCAESAPGETEPVDLAAAGASGAVSLPTVETAREADALVEELNRRSTLVRPRAGVFTRYADEALTQLPLKIGVVELGIGHSGRRSVAAFDVHHVAGARMRALDAAALVYAEHVVPARGPLVDDGSLPVVEAAALALASGLPGGVHAYERALSLLTKEPALVPAGAVRPFGPYNADRLFERTRAGAGAGPSTADAAAAGLLSALGHAALLRVVRGGGAALAPLPDPDGPDAEGSDAELVFLVRSADRLGLSVELLDLGEGAHSGAQVMLARARVRWAVGAGLDRRTAAVEALRELLGAAQYEADATVGGAPVDAGDPLLRDLDPRALAVAGEAAPVEGGATTDWSAVAARLEAAGRDAYVVGTGSADVAGVGIHTVRVLLTAAREPRDDA; encoded by the coding sequence ATGTCCCAAGCCAGTTACGAAGCCGTCGCCACGACCCGGCCCCGGATCCGCCGGGACGTGCTCTTCACGCAGACGCCCGAGGGCGTGCTGTTCCACAACACCGACGGCGGGTTCCGGCTCAACGCCCGTACCGCGTACCGGTTCGCCACGCTCGTGGTCCCGCACCTCACCGGTGAGCACACCGTCGCCGCGTTGTGCGAGGGGCTCGGCGACGACCACCGGGCCATGTTCGGCGAGCTCGTCAAGACCCTCTATGAACGGGACTTCGCCCGCTCCGCCACCGAGCCGCCGACGGACGCGGCGCCGGTCCTCCCGCCCGACGTGGCACGGCGCTTCGCCCCGCAGATCGCGTACGCCGACCACTACGCCGACGACGCCGAGATGCGGTTCCTGCGGTTCCGCGACGCGCGGGTGGCGGTGCTGGGCGACGACGCGATCGCCCGCTGGTGCGCCCTGAGCCTGGTGCGCAACGGCTCCGCCCTCGTCGGCGTGCTGCCGGGCCCGGACCTCGGGGAGATCGAGCGGGAGGCGGCGGAGGCCACGGCCGACGGCGCGCCGGTGGAGGTGCGGCCGCTGCCCGACCTCGGGGCGGAACCCGGTTGGGCCGCGTTGGACGGCTTCGACACCGTGGTGGTCACGGGTGGGACGGCTGCGGCGGCCCGACTGCTGCCCCTGCTGCGCGCCGGCATACCCGAGGGCCGTACCCTCCTGCCGGCCTGGTCGTACGGCACCGACGCCGTCGTCGGCCCGTTGATGGCTCACGGGACGACGGGGTGCTGGGCCTGCGCGGCCCTGCGACTCGGCGCGAACGGGGACACCGCCGGGGCCGCGGCCGAGCTGTGGAGCGGGCTGGCCCTGCCGGGGGCTCCGGCGCCGGTCGGCCCGGTGCCGGGAGGGCCGCTGGCCGCGATGATCGGCAACCTGCTCGGATACGAGGTGTTCCGCACGGCCTCGGGCGCCCTGCCGGCGGAGACCTCCGGCCGGCTCCTGATCCAGGACGTGGAGTCGCTGGACGTCACCGCCGAGCCGCTGCCGCGCCATCCGCGATGTCCGTTCTGCGCGGAGTCCGCTCCCGGCGAGACGGAGCCGGTGGACCTCGCCGCGGCCGGCGCGTCGGGTGCGGTGTCGCTGCCCACGGTGGAGACGGCCCGCGAGGCCGACGCCCTGGTGGAGGAACTGAACCGGCGCTCCACGCTGGTGCGGCCTCGCGCCGGGGTGTTCACCCGGTACGCCGACGAGGCCCTGACCCAACTGCCTTTGAAGATCGGCGTGGTCGAGCTGGGCATCGGTCACAGCGGCCGGCGCTCGGTGGCCGCCTTCGATGTCCACCACGTCGCCGGGGCGCGGATGCGCGCGCTGGACGCGGCCGCGCTGGTGTACGCCGAACACGTGGTTCCGGCACGCGGCCCCCTGGTCGACGACGGGTCGCTGCCCGTCGTCGAGGCGGCGGCGCTGGCCCTCGCGAGCGGGCTGCCGGGCGGGGTCCACGCCTACGAGCGGGCCCTGTCCCTGCTCACGAAGGAACCCGCGCTGGTGCCCGCGGGCGCGGTCAGACCGTTCGGGCCGTACAACGCGGACCGGCTCTTCGAGCGGACCCGGGCCGGGGCGGGCGCCGGTCCCTCGACGGCCGACGCCGCCGCCGCCGGTCTGCTCTCCGCCCTGGGACACGCGGCGCTGCTGCGCGTGGTGCGGGGCGGGGGCGCCGCGCTCGCGCCGCTGCCCGACCCGGACGGGCCGGATGCCGAGGGGTCGGACGCCGAGCTGGTGTTCCTCGTACGGTCCGCGGACCGGCTGGGGCTGTCGGTGGAACTCCTGGACCTGGGCGAGGGCGCGCACAGCGGTGCGCAGGTGATGCTGGCCCGGGCCAGGGTGCGCTGGGCGGTCGGCGCCGGACTGGATCGGCGTACGGCCGCGGTGGAGGCGCTGCGGGAACTGCTGGGCGCGGCGCAGTACGAGGCCGACGCGACAGTGGGGGGCGCCCCCGTTGACGCCGGTGATCCGCTGCTGCGGGACCTGGACCCGCGCGCGCTCGCGGTGGCCGGCGAGGCCGCCCCCGTCGAGGGCGGGGCCACGACCGACTGGAGCGCGGTGGCCGCGCGCCTCGAGGCGGCGGGACGGGACGCGTACGTGGTGGGGACCGGGTCGGCCGACGTGGCCGGCGTGGGCATCCACACCGTGCGGGTGCTGCTGACCGCGGCGCGGGAGCCCCGCGATGACGCGTAG
- a CDS encoding AfsR/SARP family transcriptional regulator yields MRFQLLGPLSIAHGPETVVLKPSKPTSLLAALLLHPGTVVSTDYLLRAVWDEEPPATARAALQTCVLRLRRLFAKYGISATTIEAVPGGYRMANDVETLDLALFRFLAGQARTAADEEEELYRLRAALALWQGQPLANVASRMLQRDAVPALEQERLRVLERVCDLELAAGNCHQVLVDLYEGARRHPVRERFTEQLIEALYRTGRQAEALAEYRVVKDRLRDELGVDPGPGLRRLELAILRAEELGRPTLVAARRPSVAPALTSAAGERVAPVTGFTGREADRGAIAARLTAPGGPRLVVVSGAPGIGKSALVRQSAYEVQDAFPGGVFTIPLARSDGSPVDVEEARKLLPEPGDGRRLLILDDAAGAGQVLPLLPTAGDTSVVVSSRRGLAAVVATRGGSVHRLDVLGASEGYALLAGLVGEERIAAEAEAARDLASVCGYFPLALRIAAGRLLTRPGLSIADCAAWLAEDPPARLALAEDPRLSVPEVFGQALAALGPEPREAFLRLGSLAPGADLTDAGASTVLEQLVEAGMLEDGPPGHPYRLHAFLHGYARHIARERATAPPPAH; encoded by the coding sequence ATGCGGTTCCAGCTTCTGGGGCCCTTGAGTATTGCCCACGGCCCCGAAACCGTAGTTCTCAAACCATCCAAACCAACCAGCCTGCTCGCCGCTTTGCTCTTGCATCCGGGCACGGTGGTTTCCACCGACTATTTGTTGAGAGCCGTGTGGGACGAGGAACCCCCCGCCACCGCACGGGCCGCACTTCAGACATGTGTCCTGCGACTGCGCCGGCTATTCGCCAAGTACGGCATATCCGCAACCACCATTGAGGCCGTACCCGGCGGATACCGCATGGCCAATGACGTCGAGACACTCGATCTCGCACTGTTCCGATTTCTCGCGGGACAGGCGAGGACCGCTGCCGACGAGGAAGAGGAGTTGTATCGACTCCGCGCGGCGCTCGCCCTGTGGCAGGGGCAGCCCTTGGCCAATGTGGCCTCGCGGATGCTCCAGCGGGACGCCGTACCCGCCCTGGAACAGGAACGGTTGCGGGTCCTGGAGCGCGTCTGCGATCTGGAACTCGCCGCCGGGAACTGCCACCAGGTGCTCGTCGACCTCTACGAGGGGGCCCGCCGGCATCCGGTGCGCGAACGCTTCACCGAGCAACTCATCGAGGCGCTCTACCGGACCGGGAGACAGGCGGAGGCCCTGGCCGAGTACCGGGTGGTCAAGGACCGACTGCGCGACGAACTCGGAGTCGATCCCGGACCGGGACTGCGACGCCTGGAGCTGGCCATCCTGCGGGCCGAGGAACTCGGGCGGCCGACCCTCGTCGCCGCGCGAAGACCTTCGGTGGCGCCGGCGTTGACGTCCGCCGCCGGCGAGCGGGTGGCGCCCGTGACGGGTTTCACGGGGCGCGAGGCCGACCGCGGCGCCATCGCGGCACGGTTGACCGCCCCCGGCGGGCCGCGGCTGGTCGTGGTGTCGGGTGCGCCCGGGATCGGCAAGTCGGCGCTGGTCCGGCAGAGCGCGTACGAGGTACAGGACGCCTTCCCCGGAGGGGTGTTCACGATCCCGTTGGCCCGGTCGGACGGAAGTCCCGTCGACGTCGAGGAGGCCCGCAAGCTGTTGCCCGAACCCGGCGACGGGAGAAGGCTGTTGATCCTCGACGACGCCGCCGGCGCCGGACAGGTACTGCCGTTGCTGCCGACCGCGGGCGACACCTCCGTGGTGGTCAGCAGCCGACGCGGGCTCGCCGCCGTCGTCGCGACGCGCGGCGGCTCCGTACACCGCCTGGACGTCCTCGGGGCGAGCGAGGGGTACGCGCTGCTCGCCGGACTCGTCGGGGAGGAACGGATCGCGGCCGAGGCGGAGGCGGCCCGCGACCTGGCCTCCGTCTGCGGGTACTTCCCTCTGGCACTGCGCATCGCCGCGGGCCGGCTCCTGACCCGTCCCGGGCTCTCGATCGCCGACTGCGCGGCGTGGCTCGCGGAGGATCCTCCCGCACGACTGGCCCTGGCGGAGGATCCACGGCTTTCCGTGCCCGAGGTGTTCGGCCAGGCCCTGGCCGCCCTCGGCCCGGAGCCACGCGAGGCGTTCCTGCGCCTCGGCTCGCTCGCACCGGGGGCCGACCTCACCGACGCGGGGGCCTCGACCGTCCTGGAACAGCTGGTGGAGGCCGGGATGCTGGAGGACGGACCACCGGGCCATCCGTACCGTCTGCACGCCTTTCTGCACGGCTACGCGCGTCACATCGCCCGTGAACGTGCCACCGCCCCTCCCCCGGCGCACTGA